The following proteins come from a genomic window of Stegostoma tigrinum isolate sSteTig4 chromosome 30, sSteTig4.hap1, whole genome shotgun sequence:
- the LOC125465622 gene encoding GTP-binding protein Di-Ras1 codes for MPEQSNDYNVVVFGAGGVGKSSLVLRFVKGTFRETYIPTIEDTYRQVISCDKSVCTLQITDTTGSHQFPAMQRLSISKGHAFILVYSICSRQSLEELKPIYQQILQIKGNIENIPVMLVGNKCDETVKEVDSKVGEALAKEWKCAFMETSAKMNYNVKELFQELLNLEKRRSMSLNIDGKKSKQQKRTEKLKGKCSIM; via the coding sequence ATGCCTGAACAGAGTAATGATTATAATGTGGTGGTGTTTGGGGCTGGGGGTGTTGGAAAAAGCTCCCTGGTGCTACGTTTTGTCAAGGGAACATTTCGTGAAACCTACATCCCCACTATTGAAGATACCTACAGGCAAGTAATCAGCTGTGATAAAAGTGTTTGCACCCTGCAAATCACCGACACTACAGGGTCTCACCAATTCCCAGCCATGCAGCGTCTCTCCATTTCCAAGGGACATGCTTTCATCTTGGTCTACTCAATCTGCAGCCGCCAGTCCCTGGAGGAGCTGAAACCTATCTATCAACAGATCCTTCAGATCAAAGGCAATATCGAGAACATCCCTGTCATGTTGGTCGGAAACAAGTGTGATGAAACAGTCAAGGAAGTGGACAGTAAAGTAGGAGAAGCTTTGGCTAAGGAGTGGAAGTGTGCCTTCATGGAAACTTCAGCCAAGATGAATTACAATGTCAaggagcttttccaggaactgcTTAATTTGGAAAAGCGCAGATCCATGAGTCTGAATATTGATGGGAAGAAGTCCAAACAGCAAAAGAGAACAGAGAAATTGAAGGGAAAATGCAGCATCATGTAG